In Festucalex cinctus isolate MCC-2025b chromosome 5, RoL_Fcin_1.0, whole genome shotgun sequence, a single genomic region encodes these proteins:
- the noxa1 gene encoding NADPH oxidase activator 1 isoform X1: protein MLYTELLQLWNESVHAVDKKDWQGALEKLDQITEPTSRTLFNAASVHVCLGQLDSALKALDLTIVKDQRLSVAFFQRAAVMMQLDRLDEALSDCVWAQKHLRGNTVIDYRQLGLRYKLYAWQVLHNAAAVYCRMDQWEQARDILMSQSQGGNLEMALDCILRKEILAPLMVPEGVVFRPRKKDVEQLKQRDFLGKPKVISSMIPNDDFGGFEPLRLQKPGYYQPNSDVAQASRYMCMTVPYMARGPGHLTVPGGSKVFLYDDQDKDGMATVIYDGQRGLVPMSLLKPADIKMTKGKTESTLATGIPHPPGLKPPSRPKNWSRSATPNWGGQISSDMPPPSYSTATYTQLPAAEPPKYTTNSASSQDVASVQEAETDSVLIKVHYVYTVAVSVPSNASYHELKEEIAQQLDQPASSLRLRQRKPGSRLLVPLEWELEAGRTVQEVSEGGRTTVWCQAEDSLQNHTILYQMVALYDYSAQGPEDLEFSEGDTIDILCEVNDEWLEGHCAGNIGIFPSSFAMRENENFMHMSEF from the exons ATGCTATATACAGAGTTACTTCAATTGTGGAATGAGTCAGTGCATGCAGTGGACAAGAAGGACTGGCAAGGAGCGCTGGAAAAGCTGGACCAGATCACCGAACCTACATCCCGTACTCTCTTCAATGCTGCATCAGTACACGTGTGTCTGGGACAGCTGGATTCTGCCCTTAAG GCTTTAGATCTCACAATTGTGAAGGATCAACGTCTTTCAGTTGCATTCTTCCAGAGAGCCGCAGTTATGATGCAGCTTGACAG GTTGGACGAGGCTCTGTCTGACTGTGTGTGGGCACAGAAACACTTGCGAGGAAATACGGTCATTGACTATAGACAACTTGGGCTGCGTTATAAGCTCTACGCCTGGCAG GTTCTACATAATGCAGCAGCTGTGTACTGCCGAATGGACCAGTGGGAGCAGGCCAGAGATATTCTCATGTCACAAAGTCAAGGGGGAAATTTAGAGATGGCTTTGGACTGTATCCTG AGAAAGGAAATCCTTGCGCCTCTCATGGTACCTGAGGGTGTGGTGTTTCGTCCCAGGAAAAAGGATGTGGAACAACTCAAACAGAGAGACTTCTTAGGAAAGCCAAAG GTGATTTCCTCCATGATTCCCAATgatgattttggtggatttgaacCTCTCAGGTTGCAG AAGCCTGGTTATTATCAGCCCAACTCAGACGTTGCTCA AGCGTCTCGCTACATGTGTATGACGGTCCCTTACATGGCTCGAGGCCCGGGCCACTTGACAGTGCCAGGTGGTTCCAAGGTATTTTTATATGACGATCAGGACAAGGATGGGATGGCAACGGTCATATATGATGGACAG aGAGGACTTGTGCCAATGTCTCTGCTAAAGCCAGCAGATATCAAGATGACCAAAGGCAAAACTGAGAGT ACACTTGCTACTGGGATTCCCCACCCTCCAGGTCTAAAGCCACCCTCTCGTCCAAAGAACTGGTCTCGCTCAGCAACTCCAAACTGGG GAGGACAAATTTCTTCAGACATGCCACCCCCGTCCTACTCAACTGCCACGTACACTCAACTGCCAGCCGCAGAGCCTCCCAAGTACACAACCAACTCAGCCAGCAGTCAG GATGTTGCCTCAGTCCAGGAAGCAGAAACAGACTCGGTACTCATAAAAGTTCACTACGTGTACACTGTGGCAGTCTCAGTACCTTCAAATGCATCATACCACGAACTAAAGGAAGAAATTGCTCAACAATTGGATCAGCCAGCATCTTCTCTGCGCCTCAG aCAGAGAAAGCCTGGTTCTCGGCTGCTAGTGCCTCTTGAATGGGAATTAGAGGCAGGCAGGACCGTCCAAGAGGTGTCAGAAGGCGGCAGAACGACTGTGTGGTGCCAG GCAGAAGATTCTCTGCAAAACCATACCATCCTCTACCAAATGGTGGCGCTATATGATTATTCTGCTCAGGGTCCAGAGGATTTGGAGTTCAGCGAAGGGGATACCATTGACATCCTGTGTGAAG TGAACGACGAGTGGCTGGAGGGACACTGTGCAGGGAATATTGGCATATTTCCCAGTAGCTTTGCCATGAGGGAAAATGAAAACTTTATGCATATGTCTGAGTTTTAA
- the noxa1 gene encoding NADPH oxidase activator 1 isoform X2, translating to MLRNQKDDDVVRMLYTELLQLWNESVHAVDKKDWQGALEKLDQITEPTSRTLFNAASVHVCLGQLDSALKALDLTIVKDQRLSVAFFQRAAVMMQLDRLDEALSDCVWAQKHLRGNTVIDYRQLGLRYKLYAWQVLHNAAAVYCRMDQWEQARDILMSQSQGGNLEMALDCILRKEILAPLMVPEGVVFRPRKKDVEQLKQRDFLGKPKVISSMIPNDDFGGFEPLRLQKPGYYQPNSDVAQASRYMCMTVPYMARGPGHLTVPGGSKVFLYDDQDKDGMATVIYDGQRGLVPMSLLKPADIKMTKGKTESTLATGIPHPPGLKPPSRPKNWSRSATPNWGGQISSDMPPPSYSTATYTQLPAAEPPKYTTNSASSQDVASVQEAETDSVLIKVHYVYTVAVSVPSNASYHELKEEIAQQLDQPASSLRLRQRKPGSRLLVPLEWELEAGRTVQEVSEGGRTTVWCQAEDSLQNHTILYQMVALYDYSAQGPEDLEFSEGDTIDILCEVNDEWLEGHCAGNIGIFPSSFAMRENENFMHMSEF from the exons ATGCTGCGGAACCAAAAGGAtgacgacgtag TCAGAATGCTATATACAGAGTTACTTCAATTGTGGAATGAGTCAGTGCATGCAGTGGACAAGAAGGACTGGCAAGGAGCGCTGGAAAAGCTGGACCAGATCACCGAACCTACATCCCGTACTCTCTTCAATGCTGCATCAGTACACGTGTGTCTGGGACAGCTGGATTCTGCCCTTAAG GCTTTAGATCTCACAATTGTGAAGGATCAACGTCTTTCAGTTGCATTCTTCCAGAGAGCCGCAGTTATGATGCAGCTTGACAG GTTGGACGAGGCTCTGTCTGACTGTGTGTGGGCACAGAAACACTTGCGAGGAAATACGGTCATTGACTATAGACAACTTGGGCTGCGTTATAAGCTCTACGCCTGGCAG GTTCTACATAATGCAGCAGCTGTGTACTGCCGAATGGACCAGTGGGAGCAGGCCAGAGATATTCTCATGTCACAAAGTCAAGGGGGAAATTTAGAGATGGCTTTGGACTGTATCCTG AGAAAGGAAATCCTTGCGCCTCTCATGGTACCTGAGGGTGTGGTGTTTCGTCCCAGGAAAAAGGATGTGGAACAACTCAAACAGAGAGACTTCTTAGGAAAGCCAAAG GTGATTTCCTCCATGATTCCCAATgatgattttggtggatttgaacCTCTCAGGTTGCAG AAGCCTGGTTATTATCAGCCCAACTCAGACGTTGCTCA AGCGTCTCGCTACATGTGTATGACGGTCCCTTACATGGCTCGAGGCCCGGGCCACTTGACAGTGCCAGGTGGTTCCAAGGTATTTTTATATGACGATCAGGACAAGGATGGGATGGCAACGGTCATATATGATGGACAG aGAGGACTTGTGCCAATGTCTCTGCTAAAGCCAGCAGATATCAAGATGACCAAAGGCAAAACTGAGAGT ACACTTGCTACTGGGATTCCCCACCCTCCAGGTCTAAAGCCACCCTCTCGTCCAAAGAACTGGTCTCGCTCAGCAACTCCAAACTGGG GAGGACAAATTTCTTCAGACATGCCACCCCCGTCCTACTCAACTGCCACGTACACTCAACTGCCAGCCGCAGAGCCTCCCAAGTACACAACCAACTCAGCCAGCAGTCAG GATGTTGCCTCAGTCCAGGAAGCAGAAACAGACTCGGTACTCATAAAAGTTCACTACGTGTACACTGTGGCAGTCTCAGTACCTTCAAATGCATCATACCACGAACTAAAGGAAGAAATTGCTCAACAATTGGATCAGCCAGCATCTTCTCTGCGCCTCAG aCAGAGAAAGCCTGGTTCTCGGCTGCTAGTGCCTCTTGAATGGGAATTAGAGGCAGGCAGGACCGTCCAAGAGGTGTCAGAAGGCGGCAGAACGACTGTGTGGTGCCAG GCAGAAGATTCTCTGCAAAACCATACCATCCTCTACCAAATGGTGGCGCTATATGATTATTCTGCTCAGGGTCCAGAGGATTTGGAGTTCAGCGAAGGGGATACCATTGACATCCTGTGTGAAG TGAACGACGAGTGGCTGGAGGGACACTGTGCAGGGAATATTGGCATATTTCCCAGTAGCTTTGCCATGAGGGAAAATGAAAACTTTATGCATATGTCTGAGTTTTAA
- the noxa1 gene encoding NADPH oxidase activator 1 isoform X3, giving the protein MCPTPPSVRSVFITIFVHRDLFLQFKQPCGHVSPHSVHGKVECCNVVFHQGSFINGISSAGLHASDGSQSGLSHFLCNLLAIRHFTQRAKQPVGSNPQQHQQDHQHSQQVISSMIPNDDFGGFEPLRLQKPGYYQPNSDVAQASRYMCMTVPYMARGPGHLTVPGGSKVFLYDDQDKDGMATVIYDGQRGLVPMSLLKPADIKMTKGKTESTLATGIPHPPGLKPPSRPKNWSRSATPNWGGQISSDMPPPSYSTATYTQLPAAEPPKYTTNSASSQDVASVQEAETDSVLIKVHYVYTVAVSVPSNASYHELKEEIAQQLDQPASSLRLRQRKPGSRLLVPLEWELEAGRTVQEVSEGGRTTVWCQAEDSLQNHTILYQMVALYDYSAQGPEDLEFSEGDTIDILCEVNDEWLEGHCAGNIGIFPSSFAMRENENFMHMSEF; this is encoded by the exons atgtgtccgacacctccttcagtccgatccgtcttcatcacgattttTGTTCATCGCGACCTTTTTCTCCAGTTcaagcaaccttgtggccatgtctctcctcattccgttcatggcaaggttgagtgctgcaaTGTCGTTTTTCACCAGGGAAGTTTCATCAACGGCATTAGTTCGGCCGGGttgcacgccagtgatggctctcagAGTGGCCTCAGCCATTTCCTCTGCAAtcttctggcgatcagacatTTTACGCAGCGTGCGAAACAGCCAGTGGGTTCCAATCCCCAGCAGCATCAGCAGGACCACCAGCACAGCCAGCAG GTGATTTCCTCCATGATTCCCAATgatgattttggtggatttgaacCTCTCAGGTTGCAG AAGCCTGGTTATTATCAGCCCAACTCAGACGTTGCTCA AGCGTCTCGCTACATGTGTATGACGGTCCCTTACATGGCTCGAGGCCCGGGCCACTTGACAGTGCCAGGTGGTTCCAAGGTATTTTTATATGACGATCAGGACAAGGATGGGATGGCAACGGTCATATATGATGGACAG aGAGGACTTGTGCCAATGTCTCTGCTAAAGCCAGCAGATATCAAGATGACCAAAGGCAAAACTGAGAGT ACACTTGCTACTGGGATTCCCCACCCTCCAGGTCTAAAGCCACCCTCTCGTCCAAAGAACTGGTCTCGCTCAGCAACTCCAAACTGGG GAGGACAAATTTCTTCAGACATGCCACCCCCGTCCTACTCAACTGCCACGTACACTCAACTGCCAGCCGCAGAGCCTCCCAAGTACACAACCAACTCAGCCAGCAGTCAG GATGTTGCCTCAGTCCAGGAAGCAGAAACAGACTCGGTACTCATAAAAGTTCACTACGTGTACACTGTGGCAGTCTCAGTACCTTCAAATGCATCATACCACGAACTAAAGGAAGAAATTGCTCAACAATTGGATCAGCCAGCATCTTCTCTGCGCCTCAG aCAGAGAAAGCCTGGTTCTCGGCTGCTAGTGCCTCTTGAATGGGAATTAGAGGCAGGCAGGACCGTCCAAGAGGTGTCAGAAGGCGGCAGAACGACTGTGTGGTGCCAG GCAGAAGATTCTCTGCAAAACCATACCATCCTCTACCAAATGGTGGCGCTATATGATTATTCTGCTCAGGGTCCAGAGGATTTGGAGTTCAGCGAAGGGGATACCATTGACATCCTGTGTGAAG TGAACGACGAGTGGCTGGAGGGACACTGTGCAGGGAATATTGGCATATTTCCCAGTAGCTTTGCCATGAGGGAAAATGAAAACTTTATGCATATGTCTGAGTTTTAA